From Pseudomonadota bacterium, the proteins below share one genomic window:
- a CDS encoding AMP-binding protein — MRPIRYTDEMISEFKRDGYWTDEVFSDFWRRNALEYGDNEALVDSTYRVTWKQAWRLLNNLAYAWVSMGIPKDARIIIQAPNSVYGFIARIAAERAGLISLTVYPYLREKELTYMVERTEAVAVAIPHVYRKFNYLEMYRELKKTAPYLKNFFLFDEEVPADAPEGTSSLIKLANQDIDESKYKELDNRKFSPYSDVGLLTSTTGTTGLPKLVEWPEASRICTSKARVDIWKLTKNDIAVAIAPHAGGAAGTLTYFAAPLVGAKTVMMEEFDPEGALKLIEKEKATAIGVVPTHLVRMLEVDEKKYDLSSLRFIRSAGGYLPPQVAEEAEQRFQATITSDLGTQDVGSVSGCTIDDPGQIRRRTVGRMLPGNKVRLLDDNGKEVPDGQPGQLWFRGPHAPAGYYRDPESTAPVFDETGWTTTGDIVRAEDGCLWIMGRSKDMIIRGGQNIYPAEIEGILNEHPKIANVAIVGYPDREMGERACAYVVLKGGQTLSKDEMVSFLKKKKLAAFKLPERLEIVSALPTVGDSGKVDKKVLKSDIEKKVAGGQQ; from the coding sequence ATGAGACCGATACGATATACAGATGAGATGATTAGCGAATTTAAGAGAGATGGCTATTGGACTGACGAAGTCTTTTCTGATTTCTGGCGAAGAAACGCCCTCGAATATGGCGACAACGAGGCTCTCGTAGACTCGACCTATCGGGTGACGTGGAAACAGGCCTGGAGACTCCTTAATAATCTTGCCTATGCATGGGTGAGCATGGGCATTCCCAAGGATGCACGGATTATCATTCAAGCCCCCAACAGCGTGTACGGGTTCATCGCCCGTATCGCTGCCGAACGTGCCGGTTTGATTTCTCTTACTGTCTACCCCTATCTGAGGGAAAAGGAACTGACCTATATGGTAGAACGGACAGAGGCTGTGGCCGTTGCTATTCCTCATGTTTACCGAAAATTCAATTATCTTGAAATGTACAGGGAGTTGAAAAAGACCGCTCCCTATCTGAAAAACTTCTTTCTCTTTGATGAGGAAGTTCCGGCTGATGCACCTGAAGGGACCTCCTCTCTGATCAAACTCGCGAACCAGGATATTGACGAATCGAAATATAAAGAACTCGATAACAGAAAGTTCAGTCCCTATTCCGACGTCGGTCTGCTGACCAGCACCACAGGTACCACAGGTTTGCCGAAGCTGGTGGAGTGGCCCGAGGCGTCGAGGATATGCACGTCAAAGGCGCGGGTCGATATCTGGAAACTGACAAAAAATGATATCGCGGTGGCGATTGCGCCCCATGCGGGAGGGGCAGCGGGGACGCTGACGTACTTTGCCGCACCGCTGGTAGGCGCAAAGACCGTAATGATGGAGGAGTTTGATCCCGAAGGGGCTCTAAAGTTGATAGAGAAAGAAAAGGCAACGGCCATCGGTGTGGTGCCGACCCATCTGGTGCGTATGCTGGAAGTGGATGAAAAGAAGTATGATCTGAGCTCGCTCCGGTTCATCCGCTCTGCCGGAGGATATCTGCCACCGCAGGTGGCCGAAGAGGCGGAACAAAGGTTTCAGGCCACCATTACCAGTGATCTGGGCACTCAGGATGTGGGTTCTGTATCCGGTTGTACTATCGATGATCCGGGCCAAATAAGGCGCAGGACTGTGGGGAGGATGCTGCCCGGCAACAAAGTAAGACTCCTCGATGATAACGGAAAAGAGGTTCCCGACGGACAACCCGGTCAATTATGGTTCCGGGGACCACATGCGCCGGCAGGGTATTACCGCGATCCTGAATCGACGGCTCCCGTATTCGATGAGACTGGATGGACCACAACCGGCGATATTGTAAGGGCAGAGGACGGCTGTCTCTGGATAATGGGCAGATCGAAAGATATGATTATCAGGGGCGGTCAGAACATATACCCCGCTGAAATCGAAGGCATTCTGAATGAACATCCGAAGATTGCAAATGTTGCGATTGTAGGTTACCCCGACAGGGAGATGGGCGAGCGGGCCTGTGCCTATGTGGTTCTCAAGGGCGGCCAGACCCTCTCAAAAGACGAAATGGTTTCCTTCCTGAAAAAGAAAAAACTTGCCGCCTTCAAACTTCCCGAGAGGCTCGAAATTGTTAGTGCCCTTCCCACCGTGGGAGACTCCGGCAAAGTGGACAAGAAGGTGCTCAAAAGTGACATCGAGAAGAAGGTGGCCGGAGGACAACAGTGA
- a CDS encoding molybdopterin-dependent oxidoreductase — MKDFNVINSRLPKVDARVKVTGDARYAADLSMPNMLYGALLQSPLAHAKIKHIDTSKAKRLIGVKDVVTAQEAGPVKFGVSPARYDETVFSFDKVRYVGDEIAAVAAVDLETALEAVSLIEVEYEELPILLDPFEAIKEGAPAIHDDYPNNIGAEVHQEFGNVEDALKGCDYIRTDKFVNKKQDGAFLEPQACVAVYDYTGNLTLYSSTQTPHYVQRTVSMVLGIPIGKVRVTMPYVGGGFGPKASANTLELSACLLSVRTGRPVKMGFTREQVFWHSRARHQFFHELTTGVKKDGTLIALKNTCYLDGGAYSSFGIATVYYAGSLLGAPYKLPNMKYDGYRIYTNKPANGAQRGHGGVAARAAWEQQLDVIAEELGMDPIEFRLKNIMQRGDVTCNDFNMSSLGMKECLEAIRDGSGWKDKKGKLPKGKGIGVACGFFVSGAGFPIYRSETFHSTAMIKLSEDGGTVNLYTPAADIGQGSDTVLTMIAAEALGVRYEDVRVSSGDTDFGIDLGAYSSRQTLMSGHAVKEAAEDVKRQVLEVLSEKMKIPVEDMDIKNGVILFKKGKVDFSALRSNYIKEHRGWLEQPGGDELTFEEAARIAYLEKGVVVGGGAYKPGELGGKYKGATVGTSPAYGCSAQIVEVTVDMETGKVTVDDMTDAHDCGFAINRTNVEGQMQGSLSMGLGEALFEEIKFDDKGRVANPTLGEYRIATSLDMPNVKTIIIESNEPNGPFGAKEVGEGAIMPTIPAILNAVYDATGVRIQELPVTSERVLMALREKNKK; from the coding sequence ATGAAGGACTTTAATGTGATAAATTCAAGGCTTCCCAAGGTCGATGCCCGTGTAAAGGTCACAGGGGATGCGCGCTATGCCGCAGACCTCTCCATGCCGAATATGTTGTACGGGGCGCTTCTTCAGAGCCCCCTTGCACACGCAAAGATTAAGCATATCGACACATCAAAGGCAAAAAGGCTAATTGGTGTTAAGGACGTAGTAACTGCACAGGAGGCAGGTCCTGTAAAATTCGGCGTAAGTCCTGCCAGATACGATGAGACTGTGTTTAGTTTCGATAAAGTCAGATATGTGGGAGATGAAATCGCTGCTGTAGCTGCAGTAGATTTAGAGACTGCCCTCGAGGCTGTTTCATTGATAGAGGTAGAGTATGAAGAACTGCCGATTCTTCTTGATCCCTTTGAAGCCATAAAAGAGGGGGCGCCGGCAATCCACGATGATTACCCGAACAATATAGGCGCTGAGGTTCATCAGGAGTTCGGGAACGTTGAGGATGCCTTAAAGGGATGCGATTATATAAGAACGGATAAATTTGTAAATAAGAAACAGGATGGGGCCTTTCTTGAACCGCAGGCCTGTGTTGCCGTCTATGACTACACCGGGAACCTTACCCTTTACTCGTCTACCCAGACACCTCATTATGTTCAGCGGACTGTTTCAATGGTGCTTGGCATCCCGATAGGAAAAGTAAGGGTCACAATGCCTTATGTGGGCGGCGGTTTTGGACCGAAGGCGTCGGCAAATACACTTGAACTTTCTGCATGTCTTCTTTCCGTGCGCACGGGAAGACCCGTGAAAATGGGTTTCACCAGAGAGCAGGTGTTCTGGCATAGCCGTGCACGTCACCAGTTTTTCCATGAGCTGACAACGGGTGTAAAAAAAGACGGCACCCTCATTGCCTTAAAGAATACATGCTATCTCGACGGTGGTGCCTATTCAAGCTTTGGCATTGCCACGGTATACTATGCAGGTTCCCTTCTCGGTGCACCTTACAAGCTTCCCAATATGAAATATGACGGTTACAGAATATACACAAATAAACCTGCCAACGGTGCACAGCGCGGACACGGCGGCGTTGCGGCGAGGGCGGCGTGGGAGCAGCAACTGGATGTAATTGCGGAAGAACTCGGCATGGACCCTATTGAATTCAGGCTTAAGAATATCATGCAGAGAGGTGATGTGACCTGCAATGATTTCAACATGAGCAGTCTGGGAATGAAGGAATGTCTGGAGGCAATCCGTGATGGTTCGGGATGGAAAGACAAGAAAGGCAAACTCCCGAAGGGCAAAGGGATTGGTGTAGCATGCGGTTTCTTCGTATCCGGTGCAGGATTTCCTATTTACCGCTCGGAAACCTTCCATTCAACGGCAATGATAAAGCTTTCAGAGGACGGAGGTACAGTAAATCTTTATACTCCGGCAGCGGATATCGGGCAGGGCTCCGATACGGTTCTTACTATGATAGCAGCGGAGGCGCTTGGGGTGCGGTACGAGGATGTAAGGGTGTCTTCGGGTGATACTGATTTTGGTATTGACCTCGGGGCCTATTCATCGCGGCAGACCCTCATGTCCGGTCATGCAGTGAAAGAGGCAGCAGAAGATGTTAAGCGGCAGGTGCTGGAAGTCCTTTCGGAAAAAATGAAAATCCCCGTGGAGGATATGGATATAAAAAACGGGGTTATTCTCTTCAAGAAAGGAAAAGTTGATTTTTCCGCCCTCAGGTCAAATTACATCAAAGAACACCGGGGGTGGCTTGAGCAGCCCGGTGGGGATGAACTGACATTTGAAGAGGCGGCACGCATTGCGTACCTCGAGAAAGGGGTCGTCGTAGGAGGTGGTGCATATAAACCGGGAGAGTTGGGAGGAAAATACAAGGGCGCCACAGTGGGGACATCCCCTGCCTATGGGTGCTCGGCTCAGATTGTGGAAGTTACGGTGGATATGGAAACCGGTAAGGTTACGGTAGACGATATGACCGATGCCCATGACTGTGGTTTTGCCATTAACCGTACAAATGTCGAAGGGCAGATGCAGGGTTCTCTCTCTATGGGATTAGGTGAAGCGTTGTTTGAAGAGATAAAGTTTGATGACAAGGGAAGGGTGGCAAACCCGACACTCGGAGAATACCGGATAGCAACTTCTCTTGATATGCCCAATGTGAAAACAATCATTATTGAGAGCAATGAGCCCAACGGTCCTTTTGGCGCAAAGGAAGTCGGTGAAGGTGCAATCATGCCGACGATCCCTGCTATATTAAATGCCGTTTATGACGCCACAGGAGTGAGGATACAGGAGCTTCCCGTCACATCCGAACGTGTGCTTATGGCATTAAGAGAAAAAAATAAAAAATGA
- a CDS encoding (2Fe-2S)-binding protein produces MKQLITLFVNNKEYEIAVAPNETLAQVLREDLNLLGTKEGCGIGDCGACTVILDGRPVNSCLVLAVQANGSQVSTIEGVAEGQTLHPLQQAFVDHGAIQCGFCTPGMVLSAKSLLDKNPDPSEYEIREAISGNLCRCTGYQKIVEAVKAASENMKK; encoded by the coding sequence ATGAAACAACTTATAACGCTTTTTGTAAATAATAAAGAATATGAAATTGCTGTTGCCCCAAACGAGACCCTTGCCCAGGTATTAAGAGAAGACCTTAATCTGCTCGGAACAAAAGAGGGATGCGGGATAGGGGACTGTGGCGCATGCACGGTAATCCTTGACGGAAGACCCGTGAATTCCTGTCTGGTCCTTGCCGTCCAGGCAAACGGCAGCCAGGTTTCGACAATTGAAGGGGTTGCGGAGGGCCAGACGCTCCATCCTCTCCAGCAGGCCTTTGTAGACCATGGTGCTATTCAGTGTGGTTTTTGTACCCCCGGGATGGTTCTTTCGGCAAAAAGCCTTCTGGATAAAAATCCTGATCCTTCAGAATATGAGATTCGAGAGGCTATATCAGGCAATCTCTGCAGATGCACAGGGTATCAAAAGATCGTAGAGGCTGTGAAGGCTGCATCGGAGAACATGAAGAAATAA
- a CDS encoding Tm-1-like ATP-binding domain-containing protein produces MKTILIVSTLDTKGVETFYLRDRIKELGKLPVILDMSMRLAEDMKADIPPQEVAKAGGSSFEEILASGERAKNTAIMTKGAQVIALSMRKEGKLDGIIGIGGSTGSLMATDVMRALPFGVPKLMISATAALPGMSTRYIDVGDISLMHSVIEISGLSDILKNVIDRGVHAVCAMAEVTPIQTKGEAEKKKAIAITMLSPVEKCASTMRAMLEEKGYQVIGFSAAGISDKAMEIMIEQGFFDGVIDLAPGGVIEHLVGGMKDAGPNRMEAAGKVGIPQIISTGGINYVTPPKSRYTDDHKARKKYDLDRFRTWLRASPDELRRAAAAFTEKLNKSKGPVKVVIPLKGWTNFDIPGSATYDPEEDRIFVDELKKGLKPEVEVIEVDANIEETLFAQALVDAGLKLFG; encoded by the coding sequence GTGAAAACGATACTGATCGTCTCTACCCTCGATACAAAGGGAGTGGAAACGTTTTATTTGAGAGACAGGATAAAAGAACTTGGTAAATTACCCGTGATTCTCGATATGTCCATGAGGCTGGCAGAAGACATGAAGGCCGATATCCCCCCTCAGGAAGTAGCGAAAGCAGGAGGAAGCAGTTTTGAAGAGATCCTTGCATCCGGGGAAAGGGCAAAGAACACTGCAATCATGACAAAGGGTGCGCAAGTTATAGCATTGAGTATGCGGAAAGAAGGGAAGCTTGACGGGATCATTGGTATTGGTGGTTCCACCGGCTCCCTGATGGCAACGGACGTGATGAGGGCACTTCCCTTTGGAGTCCCCAAGCTTATGATATCCGCAACGGCTGCCTTGCCGGGCATGTCAACCAGGTATATTGATGTTGGCGATATATCCCTTATGCATTCTGTGATAGAAATATCAGGGTTGAGCGATATTCTCAAAAATGTAATAGACAGGGGAGTTCATGCGGTATGTGCTATGGCTGAGGTCACTCCAATCCAAACGAAAGGGGAAGCTGAAAAGAAGAAGGCCATTGCCATTACGATGCTGAGCCCTGTTGAAAAGTGTGCGAGCACTATGAGGGCAATGCTCGAGGAAAAGGGGTATCAGGTTATAGGTTTTTCTGCGGCAGGGATCAGCGATAAGGCTATGGAGATCATGATTGAACAAGGATTTTTTGACGGGGTGATAGACCTTGCCCCCGGCGGTGTTATTGAGCATCTTGTTGGCGGTATGAAGGATGCCGGACCAAATCGTATGGAGGCAGCAGGAAAAGTTGGTATCCCGCAGATTATCTCCACCGGCGGGATAAACTATGTTACTCCTCCCAAATCCAGGTACACTGACGATCACAAAGCGCGCAAGAAGTATGATCTTGACAGGTTCCGCACATGGCTCAGGGCTTCCCCTGACGAACTCAGAAGGGCTGCAGCCGCCTTTACGGAAAAACTGAACAAGTCGAAAGGACCGGTAAAGGTTGTAATTCCGCTAAAGGGCTGGACCAATTTTGATATACCGGGGAGCGCAACATATGATCCTGAAGAAGACAGGATATTTGTGGACGAATTAAAAAAAGGCTTGAAGCCTGAGGTTGAAGTTATAGAGGTTGATGCAAACATTGAAGAAACCCTTTTTGCTCAGGCATTAGTTGATGCAGGTTTGAAGCTGTTTGGATAA
- a CDS encoding PEP-utilizing enzyme: MAGKTFMDPHDVPTIPGTEGWEKLYPYQYQFSKDDPERAAFESSQIWYYDGLHYPEPHFPFDLIWDEAWSLALSQYNTRHFIIPPAMGIDHRIVNGYVYITPVGIADPEVIGKRIPLFMERAGYYYQNWDRLYENWKKKVTALIAELEAVNFTDLPEIEDISVITEGKGVGSGYTLLKKYDDVINMGLLNWQYHFEFLNLGYAAYVTFINTCNQIFPGVPISTLTKMVAGIDVVMYRPDAELIRLAKLALDTGLDELVLKPLKSGDLMNELARVPAGKEWLAELEKSRYPWFHISTGTGWYHHHISWNDNLDIPFDAIRMRINSIKEGKEVERPTEKIIKERDRIVDEYRKLIKTDDDREAFDQVLGVARTVFPYVEDHLFYIEHWFHSIFWGKIRQVGQMLQNAGFIENANEDIWFLKRDEIKQALWDYTTAWATGVKPRGPSYWPKEIAKRKGIYEKFKEWTPPPALGVPPDVVTEPFTIVLWGVTTDVLSEWLKGEGAEGDQNILKGSPGSSGKVEGRARVLKNVEELADLLEGEILVATTTSPSWAPAFVKIAGAITDVGGPMCHAAIVCREYGLPTVVGTGKGTRLIKTGDLIRIDGDSGIVEILERVNK; encoded by the coding sequence ATGGCCGGTAAAACATTCATGGATCCGCACGATGTTCCCACCATTCCAGGGACAGAGGGATGGGAAAAGCTCTACCCGTATCAGTACCAATTTTCAAAAGATGATCCTGAACGGGCCGCTTTCGAGAGCAGCCAGATATGGTATTATGATGGTCTGCACTACCCGGAGCCGCATTTTCCTTTTGATCTTATATGGGATGAGGCTTGGTCATTGGCGCTTTCCCAGTATAACACGCGCCACTTTATTATTCCGCCGGCGATGGGCATTGATCACAGAATTGTTAATGGTTATGTCTATATCACCCCTGTAGGTATCGCAGATCCTGAGGTTATCGGGAAGAGAATACCGTTATTTATGGAGAGGGCCGGATATTACTATCAGAACTGGGACAGATTGTATGAAAACTGGAAAAAGAAGGTAACGGCCCTTATTGCGGAGCTTGAGGCAGTCAACTTTACTGATCTTCCCGAGATTGAAGATATAAGTGTAATAACCGAGGGCAAAGGTGTAGGCAGTGGATATACGCTCCTCAAGAAGTATGATGATGTCATCAACATGGGGCTTCTCAACTGGCAATACCATTTCGAATTTCTGAACCTCGGATACGCTGCATATGTGACCTTCATCAATACGTGCAATCAGATATTCCCCGGGGTACCCATATCCACCCTTACAAAGATGGTGGCGGGTATTGATGTGGTCATGTACAGACCTGATGCCGAACTTATCAGGCTTGCTAAACTCGCGCTTGATACAGGTCTCGATGAACTGGTCCTCAAACCCTTAAAATCAGGGGACCTTATGAATGAACTGGCAAGGGTACCGGCAGGCAAGGAATGGCTTGCAGAGTTGGAAAAATCCCGTTACCCATGGTTCCATATATCAACGGGTACAGGCTGGTATCATCATCACATAAGCTGGAATGACAACCTCGACATACCCTTTGATGCGATAAGGATGCGCATAAACAGCATCAAAGAAGGTAAAGAGGTTGAACGCCCCACTGAAAAAATCATAAAAGAACGGGACAGAATCGTTGATGAATACAGGAAGCTGATCAAGACTGATGATGATCGGGAGGCCTTTGACCAGGTCCTCGGAGTAGCAAGGACAGTATTCCCTTACGTGGAAGACCACCTTTTCTATATAGAGCATTGGTTTCACAGCATCTTCTGGGGAAAAATCCGTCAGGTAGGTCAGATGCTCCAGAATGCAGGCTTCATTGAAAATGCGAACGAAGATATCTGGTTCCTGAAAAGGGACGAGATCAAACAGGCCCTATGGGATTACACCACTGCATGGGCAACGGGGGTAAAGCCGAGGGGGCCGTCATACTGGCCGAAGGAAATTGCAAAGAGAAAGGGTATATATGAGAAATTTAAAGAATGGACACCTCCTCCTGCCCTGGGCGTCCCGCCTGATGTAGTCACAGAGCCTTTTACCATAGTGCTTTGGGGTGTGACGACTGACGTGCTGTCTGAATGGCTCAAAGGGGAGGGTGCAGAGGGTGATCAGAATATACTGAAGGGTTCACCCGGCTCCTCGGGCAAAGTGGAAGGCAGGGCAAGGGTTTTGAAGAATGTGGAAGAACTTGCGGATCTTCTGGAGGGTGAAATCCTTGTCGCCACTACAACATCCCCGAGTTGGGCACCTGCCTTTGTGAAGATCGCAGGCGCTATAACCGATGTAGGAGGACCGATGTGTCACGCCGCTATAGTATGCAGAGAGTATGGGCTTCCCACGGTAGTGGGAACAGGCAAAGGCACACGCCTCATTAAAACTGGGGATCTGATCAGGATAGACGGGGATTCCGGGATAGTAGAGATACTCGAAAGGGTAAATAAATAA
- a CDS encoding xanthine dehydrogenase family protein subunit M encodes MLILPKFVYYEPRDMSEACKIMSDLNSNAKIIAGGTDILVNMKKGLLSPRYLVSIAKVSGLSEIGPVNGSISIGAHLIVAKLAEFEIIRKRLPSLAKAARALGSPLIRNRATIGGNIVTARPAADLPPPLLAMGAKVKLESVKGIREVALDDFFLAPGATIMRPDEILSRIVVDEMPPFTGSDYIKLGHRKSLEIAIVAVASRITLNSPDGVIKDAKVILSSVAPTAIHAVSAEKVLIGEKPTDALLEKAARLAGTDCTPITDIRGGAEYRCAMVEVLTKRTLLAAVKEAQG; translated from the coding sequence ATGCTTATATTACCAAAATTTGTTTATTACGAGCCGAGGGATATGTCTGAAGCATGTAAAATCATGTCGGATTTGAATAGCAATGCAAAAATCATCGCAGGCGGGACAGATATCCTGGTAAATATGAAAAAAGGCTTACTTTCACCCAGGTACCTCGTAAGCATTGCAAAGGTTTCGGGGCTGTCTGAAATAGGGCCGGTAAACGGGAGTATCTCTATCGGGGCTCACCTCATTGTGGCAAAGTTAGCGGAGTTTGAAATTATCAGGAAAAGGCTCCCTTCTCTTGCTAAGGCAGCAAGGGCATTGGGCTCACCCCTTATCAGGAACAGGGCAACCATAGGGGGAAATATAGTTACTGCACGGCCTGCAGCCGATCTTCCGCCTCCGCTTCTCGCAATGGGTGCAAAGGTAAAACTGGAAAGCGTGAAGGGTATCAGAGAGGTCGCCCTTGATGACTTTTTCCTGGCTCCCGGTGCAACCATAATGAGGCCGGACGAGATATTAAGCAGGATTGTAGTCGATGAAATGCCGCCATTCACAGGAAGTGACTATATAAAATTAGGACACAGAAAGTCCCTCGAGATAGCAATTGTGGCAGTGGCGTCGAGGATTACCCTGAATAGTCCTGATGGTGTGATAAAAGATGCTAAAGTTATATTGAGCTCCGTTGCACCAACAGCCATTCACGCGGTATCGGCAGAAAAGGTTTTAATCGGTGAAAAACCCACCGATGCGCTTTTAGAAAAGGCAGCCCGGCTTGCGGGAACCGACTGTACTCCTATTACAGACATCAGAGGCGGCGCTGAATATCGTTGCGCAATGGTGGAAGTATTAACAAAAAGGACATTATTGGCTGCAGTAAAAGAAGCCCAAGGCTAA
- a CDS encoding Tm-1-like ATP-binding domain-containing protein, whose protein sequence is MDKKLLIIATLDTKGREAEFVKGCAESLGIGTVLMDVGTLGDPLSAPDISSAEIVRAAGYDPEGLKRTGDRSASVQSMQEGGRVLANQLLHEGRMGGVFGMGGGTGTSIVTSIMRSLPFGLPKVVVSTVASRDIREYIGTKDIVMFHSVADILGLNEFMCHILRQAVHAVCGMMQMGDTIKKGKPMVGVTAYGINSACALYAEPLLEKRGYEMIAFHANGVGGMAMEEMIEEGLLVGVLDFTSHELADEMYGGYCRGIGQKRFEMAGKAGVPLVFAPGGLDNAVFSPFYPMPDSLQGRRTHMHDTRFCVRMEQEEMKLFARIIGEKLNKSQDPTHILIPRKGWSEADKSGMELFDPEIDQVFADELKRSLKPTIPVEEMDVHISDPAFAERAVEILDEMIRAKKA, encoded by the coding sequence TTGGATAAAAAACTTCTTATCATCGCTACCCTTGATACAAAAGGCCGTGAGGCAGAATTTGTAAAGGGGTGTGCTGAAAGCCTCGGGATCGGCACCGTATTGATGGATGTGGGAACACTGGGCGACCCCTTATCAGCCCCTGATATTTCCAGTGCGGAGATTGTCCGGGCAGCAGGGTATGACCCTGAAGGATTGAAAAGGACGGGAGATCGTTCAGCCTCGGTACAGTCAATGCAGGAAGGGGGCAGGGTATTGGCGAATCAACTGCTCCATGAGGGAAGAATGGGCGGTGTCTTCGGCATGGGCGGCGGGACCGGTACGTCCATAGTCACATCCATTATGCGATCATTGCCCTTTGGTCTTCCAAAGGTGGTTGTTTCTACTGTTGCATCCCGTGATATCAGGGAATACATAGGCACGAAAGACATCGTCATGTTTCATTCTGTAGCCGACATTCTCGGCCTGAACGAATTCATGTGTCATATCCTCAGGCAGGCAGTCCATGCCGTATGCGGAATGATGCAGATGGGTGATACTATTAAAAAAGGGAAGCCGATGGTGGGCGTTACTGCATATGGCATCAATTCTGCCTGTGCGCTTTACGCTGAACCCCTCCTTGAGAAGAGGGGGTACGAGATGATTGCCTTCCACGCTAATGGGGTTGGTGGAATGGCAATGGAAGAGATGATTGAGGAGGGTCTGCTTGTTGGTGTACTCGATTTTACTTCCCATGAATTGGCAGACGAGATGTATGGTGGATATTGCAGGGGTATAGGACAGAAACGATTTGAAATGGCAGGGAAAGCCGGGGTGCCGCTTGTTTTTGCCCCCGGTGGCCTCGATAACGCGGTCTTCAGCCCGTTCTATCCTATGCCTGACAGCTTGCAAGGTCGAAGAACCCATATGCATGATACCAGGTTTTGTGTACGCATGGAACAGGAAGAGATGAAGCTGTTCGCACGGATCATAGGAGAAAAACTGAATAAATCACAGGACCCCACACACATATTGATACCCAGAAAAGGCTGGTCTGAAGCCGATAAATCCGGAATGGAGCTGTTTGATCCGGAAATAGACCAGGTCTTTGCGGATGAATTAAAAAGATCACTCAAACCAACTATACCTGTTGAAGAAATGGATGTTCATATCAGTGACCCTGCTTTCGCTGAAAGAGCAGTAGAAATACTCGATGAAATGATAAGAGCTAAAAAGGCATAA